One Campylobacter pinnipediorum subsp. caledonicus genomic window carries:
- a CDS encoding glycosyltransferase family 25 protein — MRFGIFLISLKEDNARRDKLKFRFKNSYKNFKFIDAIDGSKLQTNQYFLYALKSFKLNNLFLSPAEIGCCLSHMKAYDEFINSDLDYALILEDDVIGDDDSIKLAFEHVKYIDNKSVFICGCQDGLEGRFSAFGKKIQDNFYLVSKHSHSSIYRATAYILSKNSAKQILKVHQDALYPADFWSCLLKKADLNMYFSDIFAHPLDLSDSKIQSSRASRGYDKKNILSYLKSLRYIFLTRMDVLFKGFERIFKR, encoded by the coding sequence ATGAGATTTGGAATTTTTTTGATATCTTTAAAAGAGGATAACGCAAGAAGAGATAAGCTAAAATTTAGGTTTAAAAATAGCTATAAAAATTTCAAATTTATAGATGCGATTGATGGTAGCAAGCTTCAAACAAATCAATATTTTTTATATGCTTTAAAATCTTTTAAATTAAATAATTTATTTTTATCTCCAGCCGAAATCGGATGTTGCTTATCTCATATGAAAGCTTATGATGAGTTTATAAATAGCGATTTAGACTATGCTTTGATATTAGAAGATGATGTTATAGGAGATGATGATAGTATCAAGTTGGCTTTTGAACATGTAAAGTATATTGATAATAAATCGGTTTTTATTTGTGGTTGTCAAGATGGACTTGAAGGTCGTTTTAGTGCTTTTGGTAAAAAAATACAAGATAATTTTTATCTAGTATCAAAGCACTCACATTCTAGTATTTATAGGGCTACTGCTTATATTTTAAGTAAAAATAGTGCAAAACAAATATTAAAGGTTCATCAAGATGCCTTGTATCCTGCTGATTTTTGGAGTTGTTTGCTTAAAAAAGCTGATTTAAATATGTATTTTTCGGATATTTTTGCACATCCTCTTGATCTTAGTGATTCAAAGATACAATCATCAAGAGCCAGTAGGGGCTACGATAAAAAAAATATATTATCATATCTCAAATCTTTAAGATATATCTTTTTAACCAGAATGGATGTTTTATTTAAAGGTTTTGAGAGGATATTTAAAAGATAA
- a CDS encoding glycosyltransferase yields MRVLFIISTMQAGGAERVMSILASYFAKFHDVTLLKFDQKDSFYELDEKINIINLPYPMIKQGFFVNLKRRIKKFFYQRDVLKNGNFDVVISFMDSTNINVILSNLFINRPLFISEHSSSEFLKSKIWIFLRRILYPYANGLSVLTNTDFKYYDFVKNKIIMYNPVFDIKKHNIPKENIILFVGRLVKIKACDVFLNAIGLIDPLKLKGYKILIVGDGDQRQVLEKMAKNINADIEFLGNTNDISLVYEKSKIIVSSSQTEGLPNVLMESIFFDCARIGTATSGAKELIRNDFDGFIVPVNDFCALSEKIEKLIDDDVLRDKFIKNAHLRADDFKIENIYQKWMKFINSNIKKIDK; encoded by the coding sequence TTGAGAGTTTTATTTATTATATCAACAATGCAAGCCGGTGGAGCTGAAAGGGTTATGAGTATTTTAGCTAGTTATTTTGCTAAATTTCATGATGTCACTTTGCTTAAATTTGATCAAAAAGATTCATTTTATGAACTAGATGAAAAAATAAATATTATAAACTTGCCTTATCCCATGATAAAACAAGGGTTTTTTGTAAATTTAAAAAGAAGAATAAAGAAATTTTTTTATCAAAGAGATGTGCTTAAAAATGGAAATTTTGATGTTGTTATATCATTTATGGATAGCACAAACATAAATGTTATTTTGTCAAATTTATTTATAAATAGACCGCTTTTTATAAGTGAACATTCAAGTTCTGAGTTTTTAAAATCAAAAATTTGGATATTTTTAAGACGAATTTTATATCCTTATGCAAATGGTCTTAGTGTATTAACTAACACTGATTTTAAATATTATGATTTTGTAAAAAATAAAATTATTATGTATAATCCAGTTTTTGATATAAAAAAACATAATATACCAAAAGAGAACATAATACTTTTTGTTGGAAGACTAGTAAAGATAAAAGCTTGTGATGTTTTTTTGAACGCTATTGGACTTATAGATCCACTAAAACTTAAAGGCTATAAGATCTTGATAGTTGGTGACGGGGATCAAAGACAAGTTCTTGAAAAAATGGCAAAAAATATCAATGCTGATATAGAGTTTTTAGGCAATACAAATGATATATCTTTGGTATATGAAAAATCAAAAATTATAGTTTCTAGCTCACAAACAGAAGGGCTTCCAAATGTGCTTATGGAAAGTATCTTTTTTGATTGTGCTAGAATTGGTACCGCCACTAGTGGAGCAAAAGAGCTTATAAGGAATGATTTTGATGGATTTATAGTTCCTGTGAATGATTTTTGCGCACTTAGTGAGAAAATAGAAAAACTTATAGATGATGATGTTTTAAGGGATAAATTTATAAAAAATGCTCATTTAAGAGCTGATGATTTTAAGATAGAAAACATATATCAAAAGTGGATGAAATTTATAAACTCAAATATAAAAAAGATAGATAAATGA
- a CDS encoding glycosyltransferase family 2 protein, with amino-acid sequence MNDSKDIKVSIIIPTFNRKDLFELALKSAINQDYINKQIVISDDNSTDGTKQLALKYANDFDFIKYCVNEKYEKGPNGNKNNGFDNANGDAFVILDDDDLLLPSAISKMVGVLKMGYDSVWANCYFEINGTKTTDFSGFGLDKSQEINPQDYYDGKINGEFLIMFMRYCIGDRRFEKGLYGSENTLWIHLFDFKAYYLNEAVRIYRFHRQDSVTLNSHQRPHCVMKGYAMTAELIMQKTTKIDKRYIAILYKMAGYYAKFAGEYIKMYVYLFYSLRFKFTKEAFIMLVLTPFPKKLILFLTKIRVKIYNKKNKK; translated from the coding sequence ATGAATGATAGTAAAGATATAAAAGTTAGCATTATAATACCAACCTTTAACCGTAAAGATTTATTTGAATTAGCATTAAAATCAGCAATAAATCAAGATTATATCAATAAACAAATTGTCATCTCAGATGATAATTCAACAGATGGAACAAAACAATTAGCTTTAAAATATGCCAATGATTTTGACTTTATAAAATATTGCGTAAATGAAAAATATGAAAAAGGGCCAAACGGAAATAAAAATAATGGATTTGATAATGCAAATGGAGATGCTTTTGTTATTTTAGATGATGATGATCTGTTATTGCCCAGCGCAATTTCAAAAATGGTTGGTGTTCTTAAAATGGGTTATGATAGTGTGTGGGCTAATTGTTATTTTGAAATTAATGGTACGAAAACCACTGATTTTTCTGGATTTGGGCTTGATAAAAGCCAAGAAATAAATCCACAAGATTATTATGATGGTAAAATAAATGGTGAGTTTTTGATAATGTTTATGCGTTATTGTATAGGCGATAGAAGATTTGAAAAAGGTCTTTATGGTTCAGAAAATACATTATGGATACACTTGTTTGATTTTAAGGCTTATTATTTAAACGAGGCTGTTAGAATTTATAGATTTCACAGACAAGATAGTGTAACCTTAAACTCCCATCAAAGACCACATTGCGTAATGAAAGGTTATGCGATGACAGCCGAGCTTATTATGCAAAAAACAACTAAAATAGATAAAAGATATATAGCTATCCTTTATAAAATGGCTGGATATTATGCAAAATTTGCTGGCGAATATATAAAAATGTATGTGTATCTTTTTTATAGTTTAAGGTTTAAATTTACAAAAGAGGCTTTTATTATGCTTGTCTTAACACCTTTTCCTAAGAAATTGATATTATTTCTTACTAAAATTCGTGTAAAAATATATAATAAAAAAAATAAAAAATGA
- a CDS encoding glycosyltransferase has protein sequence MKKLSVFLYSMGAGGAERVVSNLLPFLTQKYEVHLFLMSDVISYNVSNLVKFHFLERSNPNENKIKKMFRLIFALPLLAFKYKKISNNLGINSHFVLMNRPCYVALISRIFGLKGRLIISERSCPSVIYKNGINGFFNRAFIRLLYNKADLILANAKENADDLIQNFSCDKDKTKVFYNAIDLKSIQKLKDEPLDSDFKPFFLNIGRLDSGKNQSMLIKIIANLKDKRATLGILGDGCMKDELLSLIKKYKVEDRVKLLGVNKNPFKYIKNSSCLVCASRFEGFSNVLLEALACEKTIISTSHKSGAKELLGDNEYGLLVDVDDEKAMQEAMQNILDNEELRYKYELKAYKRVKKFDSSIISLKLIEFLEQ, from the coding sequence ATGAAAAAATTAAGCGTTTTTTTGTATTCTATGGGGGCAGGGGGAGCTGAAAGGGTTGTATCAAATTTATTACCTTTTTTGACTCAAAAATATGAAGTTCATCTTTTTTTAATGAGCGATGTAATATCTTACAATGTTTCAAACTTAGTTAAATTTCATTTTTTAGAGCGTTCAAACCCAAATGAAAATAAAATAAAAAAGATGTTTAGACTCATTTTTGCTTTGCCTTTGTTGGCGTTTAAATATAAAAAAATATCTAATAATTTGGGCATAAATAGCCATTTTGTGCTTATGAATAGGCCTTGTTATGTAGCCTTGATTTCTCGTATTTTTGGTCTAAAAGGTAGACTTATAATTAGCGAAAGAAGTTGTCCTAGTGTGATATATAAAAATGGAATAAATGGCTTCTTTAATAGAGCTTTTATTAGATTGCTTTATAACAAAGCTGATTTAATACTTGCAAATGCAAAAGAAAATGCTGATGATTTGATACAAAATTTTAGTTGTGATAAAGACAAAACAAAGGTTTTTTATAACGCTATTGATTTAAAAAGTATACAAAAACTTAAAGATGAGCCTTTAGATAGTGATTTTAAGCCATTTTTTTTAAATATAGGTCGTTTAGATAGCGGTAAAAATCAATCAATGCTTATTAAAATCATTGCAAATTTAAAAGATAAAAGAGCAACACTTGGGATTTTAGGCGATGGATGCATGAAAGATGAGCTTTTATCTTTGATTAAAAAATACAAGGTTGAGGATAGAGTTAAGCTTTTAGGTGTTAATAAGAATCCATTTAAGTATATAAAAAACTCATCTTGTCTTGTTTGTGCTTCTAGATTTGAAGGTTTTTCAAATGTTTTACTTGAAGCACTAGCTTGCGAAAAAACCATAATCTCTACATCTCACAAAAGTGGCGCTAAAGAGCTTTTGGGGGATAATGAATATGGTTTATTGGTTGATGTGGATGATGAAAAAGCAATGCAAGAAGCTATGCAAAATATTTTAGATAATGAAGAACTTAGATATAAATATGAATTAAAGGCTTATAAAAGAGTTAAGAAATTTGATAGTAGTATCATATCTTTAAAACTAATTGAGTTTTTAGAGCAGTAG
- a CDS encoding STT3 domain-containing protein — translation MQKKINFLNNLNTSKQLYIFMLMAFTFSVCARLYWVFWASGYPMFFYNDTLMISTNDGYAFAEGARDMLAGFHQENDLSYFGSSLSTLTYYFVKITGIKLEVAMLYMSVLFGSLIVIPILLISKEYMNLKLGFFAAIIASIADSYYNRTMAGYYDTDMLTIVLPVFVIWGLLRVLEKKDKKDIIIAPIFILIYNWWYLSGFSLLISTIGLFLFYVILFDRKNILFYFQFGLLILSISNFNFYIKFIAILLAYICYLKYESRISIKILDLFLIVCIVIFIACGGLNPIWFQFKFYFFRDISEISDLSFKFFNVNQTIQESGIVDFTTFFNRISGHTITFFVSLIGFVWMCFRHRSFCITIAMLFLGFLALKGGLRFTIYAVPIMALGLGFFVVNFLKVLKLKSIIQYNILYIVFLFFAVFPIQNHIKEYLMTPVFTQNEVETLDKLKKIASRDDYVLAWWDYGYPIRYYSDVKTLIDGGKHLGKDNFAVSFALSQDQISSANMARLEVEYTERNFKEHFGVNLAQMMRDYNTTNANKFLFDIGDDNFNPPKKSREIYYYLPDRMMYIFPTMLHFSKLDLMTGKEFPSNLYEISEKVYEDPRGIGLAGTNIVISSGFDNLFVGDNTFGINTFIETKKDENDKLVVSAIENDKNSELYVIFMRDYARFLILDRSMFESTFIQLFVLENYNKDIFEPVILNNDVKIYRLKK, via the coding sequence GTGCAAAAAAAGATTAATTTTTTAAATAACTTAAACACTTCTAAACAACTTTATATTTTTATGCTAATGGCCTTTACTTTTAGTGTGTGCGCTAGGCTTTATTGGGTTTTTTGGGCTAGTGGATATCCTATGTTTTTTTACAACGATACTTTGATGATAAGCACAAACGATGGATATGCTTTTGCCGAGGGTGCTAGGGATATGCTTGCTGGTTTTCATCAAGAAAACGACCTTAGCTATTTTGGTAGCTCTCTTTCTACTTTAACATATTATTTTGTAAAAATAACCGGAATAAAACTTGAAGTTGCTATGCTTTATATGAGTGTGCTTTTTGGTTCACTTATAGTTATACCGATATTGCTTATTTCAAAAGAGTATATGAATTTAAAGCTTGGATTTTTTGCGGCTATTATAGCGAGTATTGCGGATAGCTATTACAATAGAACTATGGCTGGGTATTATGATACTGATATGCTTACTATAGTTTTGCCTGTGTTTGTTATATGGGGGCTTTTGCGTGTTTTAGAAAAAAAAGATAAAAAAGATATCATAATAGCACCTATTTTTATTTTGATATATAATTGGTGGTATCTAAGTGGTTTTAGTTTGCTTATATCTACCATTGGTCTTTTTTTGTTTTATGTTATTTTATTTGATAGAAAAAATATACTCTTTTATTTTCAATTTGGTTTACTTATTTTGTCTATCTCAAATTTTAATTTTTATATCAAATTTATAGCTATATTGCTAGCATATATTTGTTATTTGAAGTATGAAAGCAGGATAAGTATAAAAATATTGGACTTATTTCTTATTGTTTGTATTGTTATTTTTATAGCTTGTGGTGGTTTAAATCCAATATGGTTTCAGTTTAAGTTTTATTTTTTTAGAGATATTAGTGAAATTTCAGATTTGAGTTTTAAATTTTTTAATGTAAATCAGACAATTCAAGAATCAGGAATAGTTGATTTTACAACATTTTTTAATAGAATAAGCGGTCATACAATTACATTTTTTGTTTCGCTTATAGGATTTGTATGGATGTGTTTTAGACATCGTTCTTTTTGTATAACTATTGCTATGTTATTTTTAGGTTTTTTAGCTCTTAAAGGCGGTCTTAGATTTACTATATATGCTGTTCCTATTATGGCTTTGGGTCTTGGATTTTTTGTTGTTAATTTTCTTAAAGTTTTAAAACTAAAATCAATTATTCAATACAATATTTTATATATTGTATTTTTATTTTTTGCTGTTTTTCCAATACAAAATCATATAAAAGAGTATTTGATGACACCTGTTTTTACCCAAAATGAAGTTGAAACATTGGATAAATTAAAAAAAATAGCTTCAAGAGATGATTATGTTTTGGCTTGGTGGGATTATGGTTATCCTATAAGATATTATAGTGATGTTAAAACTTTGATTGATGGCGGAAAACACCTTGGAAAAGATAATTTTGCAGTAAGTTTTGCTCTGTCGCAAGATCAAATAAGTTCTGCAAATATGGCTAGACTTGAAGTTGAATATACTGAAAGAAATTTTAAAGAGCATTTTGGTGTAAATTTAGCTCAAATGATGAGAGATTATAATACAACAAATGCTAATAAATTTTTATTTGATATAGGAGATGATAATTTTAATCCACCAAAAAAGAGCCGTGAAATTTATTATTATTTGCCTGATAGAATGATGTATATTTTCCCCACAATGCTTCATTTTAGCAAACTTGATTTGATGACCGGAAAAGAATTTCCATCAAATCTTTATGAGATTAGCGAAAAGGTTTATGAAGACCCAAGGGGAATTGGTCTTGCTGGAACAAATATAGTTATATCTAGTGGTTTTGATAATCTTTTTGTCGGCGATAATACTTTTGGTATAAATACTTTCATAGAGACAAAAAAAGATGAAAATGATAAATTAGTAGTAAGTGCTATTGAAAATGATAAAAACTCAGAACTTTATGTTATTTTTATGCGTGATTATGCAAGATTTTTGATTTTAGACAGAAGTATGTTTGAAAGCACATTTATTCAACTTTTTGTTCTTGAAAATTACAATAAAGATATATTTGAGCCCGTGATACTAAATAATGATGTAAAAATTTATAGATTAAAAAAATAA
- the pglA gene encoding N,N'-diacetylbacillosaminyl-diphospho-undecaprenol alpha-1,3-N-acetylgalactosaminyltransferase: MARIGFLSHSDMSIYHFRTPIMRALKKMGHDVYAICPNGEFVVELKKEFDVVLYELNKASLNPFVVLSNANKLAKIIKQLNLDLIQTSAHKSNVFGTFAAKKAGVKKILNLVEGLGSFYIDSDIKTKIIRFMIEILYKKSLKLSDGCIFVNKSDPRYFLKQGLIQKDKVFCILSVGVDTSKFYPKPCRDFKQKKIILMVARAILHKGVCEYYQASEILSLRNDCEFVYIGDNFDGNKSSLDIEFLKSSNVKYLGARNDVCDILKDAYMLVLPSYKEGFPRTILEAMSCGVAVVASDVDGCNEAVTDGFNGLLCKVKDSKDLAKKIEVLLDDEKLALKFGENGRKLAVQEFDENIIAQKYIELYRKFIDV; the protein is encoded by the coding sequence ATGGCAAGAATAGGTTTTTTATCTCACTCGGATATGAGTATATATCATTTTAGAACACCTATAATGCGTGCTTTAAAAAAGATGGGGCATGATGTGTATGCTATATGTCCAAATGGAGAGTTTGTAGTTGAACTCAAAAAAGAATTTGATGTTGTTTTGTATGAGCTTAATAAGGCTAGTTTAAACCCATTTGTAGTTTTATCAAACGCTAATAAATTAGCAAAAATAATAAAACAATTAAATCTTGATTTGATTCAAACTTCGGCTCATAAATCAAATGTTTTTGGAACTTTTGCGGCAAAAAAAGCTGGTGTAAAAAAGATATTAAACTTAGTTGAAGGTCTTGGAAGTTTTTATATAGATAGTGACATAAAAACAAAAATCATTAGATTTATGATAGAAATTTTATACAAAAAATCGTTAAAATTGAGCGATGGTTGTATTTTTGTAAATAAAAGTGACCCGAGGTATTTTTTAAAACAAGGACTTATACAAAAAGATAAAGTTTTTTGTATATTAAGTGTCGGCGTTGATACTTCTAAATTTTATCCAAAACCATGCCGTGATTTTAAACAAAAAAAGATAATTTTGATGGTTGCAAGAGCTATATTACACAAAGGTGTTTGTGAGTATTATCAAGCAAGTGAAATACTAAGTTTGCGTAATGATTGCGAGTTTGTTTATATTGGAGATAATTTTGATGGCAACAAAAGTAGTTTGGATATAGAGTTTTTAAAGAGCTCAAATGTCAAATATTTAGGTGCTAGAAATGATGTTTGTGATATTTTAAAAGATGCTTATATGCTTGTTTTACCAAGTTATAAAGAGGGTTTTCCTAGAACTATTTTAGAAGCTATGTCTTGTGGTGTGGCTGTGGTTGCAAGTGATGTTGATGGATGCAATGAGGCTGTTACTGATGGTTTTAATGGGCTTTTGTGTAAGGTAAAGGACTCAAAAGACTTAGCTAAAAAGATAGAAGTTTTACTTGATGATGAAAAATTAGCCTTGAAATTTGGAGAAAATGGTAGAAAATTAGCTGTGCAAGAATTTGATGAAAATATAATTGCTCAAAAATATATAGAACTTTATAGGAAATTTATTGATGTATAG
- a CDS encoding sugar transferase has protein sequence MYRKFFKRFFDLFGAIFLIILTSPIMILVAVLIRIKLGSPIIFTQERPGLESKIFKIYKFRTMSNKRDKNGNFLSDELRLGNFGKKIRSLSLDELPQLFNVLKGDMSFIGPRPLLVEYLNIYTPHQLQRHCVRPGITGLAQTNGRNAISWKEKFEYDVEYVKSLSFKTDIKIAIDTIKVVLKRQNINKQGFDTTEKFNGNN, from the coding sequence ATGTATAGAAAATTTTTTAAAAGATTTTTTGATTTATTTGGTGCTATTTTTTTAATTATTTTAACTTCTCCTATTATGATTTTAGTTGCTGTTTTGATCAGGATAAAACTTGGTTCACCAATTATTTTTACACAAGAAAGACCAGGTCTAGAGTCAAAAATTTTTAAAATATATAAGTTTAGAACTATGAGTAACAAAAGAGATAAAAATGGAAATTTTTTATCCGATGAGTTGCGTTTGGGTAACTTTGGTAAAAAAATACGTTCTTTAAGCCTAGATGAGCTTCCACAACTTTTTAATGTTTTAAAAGGAGATATGAGTTTTATAGGACCTAGACCTTTGCTTGTTGAATATCTTAACATTTATACACCACATCAGCTTCAAAGACATTGTGTTAGACCTGGTATCACAGGTCTTGCTCAAACTAATGGTAGAAATGCTATAAGTTGGAAAGAAAAGTTCGAATATGATGTAGAATATGTAAAAAGCTTAAGTTTTAAAACAGATATAAAGATAGCTATAGATACAATAAAAGTTGTTTTGAAAAGACAAAATATAAATAAGCAAGGTTTTGACACAACGGAGAAATTTAATGGAAACAACTAA
- the pglD gene encoding UDP-N-acetylbacillosamine N-acetyltransferase has product MIYIYGAGGHGLVVADIARSVGYDEIIFLDDNKENKFNPALKKADIVVAIGNNKVRKEIIQKVENAGFNLVSLIHPSSIISPSVKIGNGVVIMPNVVINANSIIQDGVILNSSCVVEHECFISRYSHISPNVSLAGNVKVGELTHVGIGTCVIECVKIGKNCIIGAGSTVLKDVNDNSKVYGIVKA; this is encoded by the coding sequence ATGATTTATATTTATGGTGCAGGTGGTCATGGTTTGGTTGTTGCTGATATCGCAAGGTCTGTTGGCTATGATGAGATAATATTTTTAGATGATAATAAAGAAAATAAATTTAACCCAGCATTAAAAAAAGCAGATATTGTAGTTGCTATAGGAAATAATAAGGTAAGAAAAGAGATTATACAAAAGGTTGAAAATGCAGGCTTTAACCTTGTAAGTCTTATTCATCCAAGTTCAATCATAAGCCCTAGTGTAAAGATAGGAAATGGTGTTGTGATTATGCCAAATGTCGTTATAAATGCAAATTCTATTATACAAGATGGAGTTATACTAAACTCATCTTGTGTTGTAGAACATGAGTGCTTTATAAGTAGATATTCTCATATCAGTCCAAATGTCTCGTTGGCTGGAAATGTTAAGGTTGGAGAGCTTACCCATGTTGGTATAGGCACTTGTGTTATAGAATGTGTAAAGATAGGGAAAAATTGTATTATTGGTGCTGGAAGTACTGTTTTAAAAGATGTCAATGACAACTCAAAGGTTTATGGTATTGTTAAGGCATAA
- a CDS encoding DUF4149 domain-containing protein, with the protein MKSIYMFLLAFIIGVEFALGVFVAPAIFFPERYASDITLTHFQSGLIMTQIFIKYNYTLLFVSGFAVLFELISIKSKECIHVKISTITLSIINLALALTFVFYFTDFIVEAQKLGDIATLNNPEFDSIHKASEYVMKLMMIAQFLLFFMKNIKSKNKN; encoded by the coding sequence ATGAAAAGCATATATATGTTTTTATTGGCATTTATCATTGGCGTGGAGTTTGCACTCGGGGTGTTTGTAGCACCTGCTATATTTTTCCCAGAAAGATACGCAAGTGATATAACGCTAACACATTTTCAAAGTGGTTTAATAATGACACAAATTTTTATAAAGTATAACTATACATTGCTTTTTGTAAGTGGCTTTGCTGTTTTATTTGAACTAATAAGCATAAAATCAAAAGAGTGTATACATGTAAAAATTTCAACAATAACGCTTTCTATTATAAATCTAGCATTAGCTTTAACATTTGTGTTTTATTTTACTGATTTTATAGTTGAGGCTCAAAAACTAGGAGATATCGCAACACTAAACAATCCTGAGTTTGATAGTATTCATAAAGCTAGTGAATATGTCATGAAACTTATGATGATAGCTCAATTTTTATTATTTTTTATGAAAAATATAAAATCAAAAAATAAGAATTAA
- a CDS encoding HemK/PrmC family methyltransferase, translating to MKIKKAIELGKSELSDFENNYNIVKTLLLNHLDMSFEKLYINLDQELPDEEIFFKNIKDFKNSKPLEYITGKASFYSLDFKVFEGVLIPRPETEILVQKVIDISKSLNKELKICEIGVGSGIISTVLALNTNAKIISTDINKIAIKNAKENIQNFKVQDRVKVIHTSYLDGINEDFDILVSNPPYIANDYKLDNWVLNEPKNALFGGEYGDEILKEIIKLADLKNIKIVACEMGYDQKKSMSDELKKHNYKAEFYKDLAGFDRGFIAIKN from the coding sequence GTGAAAATTAAAAAAGCTATTGAGCTTGGTAAAAGTGAGCTTAGTGATTTTGAAAATAACTACAATATAGTTAAGACATTATTGCTAAACCACTTGGATATGTCCTTTGAAAAGCTATACATAAATTTAGACCAAGAATTGCCAGATGAAGAGATATTTTTTAAAAACATCAAAGATTTTAAAAACTCGAAACCATTAGAATACATAACAGGCAAAGCATCATTTTATTCGCTTGATTTTAAGGTATTCGAAGGTGTATTAATCCCTAGACCAGAAACTGAAATTTTGGTTCAAAAGGTTATAGATATAAGCAAGAGCCTGAACAAAGAGCTAAAAATATGTGAAATAGGGGTTGGAAGCGGAATCATAAGCACCGTTTTGGCATTAAATACAAATGCTAAAATAATATCAACAGATATAAATAAAATAGCTATAAAAAATGCAAAAGAAAATATACAAAATTTCAAAGTCCAAGATAGAGTAAAAGTAATACACACATCATATTTAGATGGCATAAATGAAGATTTTGATATCTTGGTCTCAAACCCTCCGTATATAGCAAATGATTACAAGCTTGATAATTGGGTTTTAAACGAACCAAAAAATGCTCTTTTTGGAGGAGAATATGGAGATGAAATTCTAAAAGAGATAATAAAACTAGCTGATTTAAAAAATATAAAAATAGTAGCTTGCGAAATGGGTTATGATCAAAAAAAATCAATGTCAGATGAATTAAAAAAACACAACTATAAGGCTGAATTTTATAAAGATTTAGCCGGATTTGATCGTGGATTTATAGCAATTAAAAATTAA